One Delphinus delphis chromosome 3, mDelDel1.2, whole genome shotgun sequence genomic region harbors:
- the DAPK3 gene encoding death-associated protein kinase 3, with translation MSTFRQEDVEDHYEMGEELGSGQFAIVRKCRQKGTGKEYAAKFIKKRRLSSSRRGVSREEIEREVNILREIRHPNIITLHDIFENKTDVVLILELVSGGELFDFLAEKESLTEDEATQFLKQILDGVHYLHSKRIAHFDLKPENIMLLDKNVPNPRIKLIDFGIAHKIEAGNEFKNIFGTPEFVAPEIVNYEPLGLEADMWSIGVITYILLSGASPFLGETKQETLTNISAVNYDFDEEYFSNTSELAKDFIRRLLVKDPKRRMTIAQSLEHSWIKAIRRRNVRREDSGRKPERRRLKTARLKEYTIKSHSSMPPNNTYVNFERFSKVLEEVAVAEEGLRGLEHSRRLFHEDIEALTAIYEEKEAWYREENESIGQDLRRLRQELHKTEALQRQAQEEAKGALLGASGLRRRFSRLENRYEALAKQVASEMLFVQDLVRAMEQEKLQGGECSLR, from the exons ATGTCCACATTCAGGCAGGAAGATGTGGAAGACCACTATGAGATGGGGGAGGAGCTGGGCAG CGGCCAGTTTGCGATTGTGCGGAAATGCCGGCAGAAGGGCACCGGGAAGGAGTACGCGGCCAAGTTCATCAAGAAGCGCCGCTTGTCGTCCAGCCGCCGGGGGGTCAGCCGGGAGGAGATCGAGCGGGAGGTGAACATCCTGCGGGAGATCCGGCACCCCAACATCATCACGCTGCACGACATCTTTGAGAACAAGACCGACGTGGTGCTCATCCTGGAGCTGGTCTCGGGCGGGGAGCTCTTCGATTTCCTGGCGGAGAAGGAGTCGCTGACAGAGGACGAGGCCACCCAGTTCCTCAAGCAGATCCTGGACGGCGTCCATTACCTGCACTCCAAGCGTATCGCCCACTTCGACCTCAAG CCAGAGAACATCATGCTCCTGGACAAAAATGTGCCCAACCCGCGGATCAAGCTCATCGACTTTGGCATCGCCCACAAAATCGAAGCAGGGAACGAGTTCAAGAACATCTTTGGCACCCCGGAGTTCGTGG CTCCCGAGATTGTCAACTACGAGCCCCTGGGTCTGGAGGCGGACATGTG GAGCATTGGCGTCATCACCTACATCCT TTTGAGTGGCGCGTCACCATTCCTGGGAGAGACCAAGCAGGAGACCCTGACCAACATCTCGGCCGTGAACTACGACTTTGACGAGGAGTACTTCAGCAACACCAGCGAGCTGGCCAAGGACTTCATCCGCCGGCTGCTCGTCAAAGACCCCAA GAGGAGAATGACCATTGCCCAGAGCCTGGAGCATTCCTGGATCAAG GCGATCCGGCGGCGGAACGTGCGGCGGGAGGACAGTGGCCGCAAGCCGGAGCGGCGGCGCCTGAAGACGGCCCGCCTCAAGGAGTACACCATCAAGTCGCACTCGAGCATGCCCCCCAACAACACCTACGTCAACTTCGAGCGCTTCTCCAAGgtgctggaggaggtggcagtggCCGAGGAGGGCCTGCGTGGGCTCGAGCACAGCCGGCGCCTGTTCCACGAGGACATCGAGGCGCTGACGGCAATCTACGAGGAGAAGGAGGCCTGGTACCGCGAGGAGAACGAGAGCATCGGCCAGGACCTGCGGCGGCTGCGCCAGGAGCTGCACAAGACGGAGGCGCTCCAGCGGCAGGCCCAGGAGGAGGCCAAGGGCGCCCTGCTGGGGGCCAGCGGGCTCAGGCGCCGCTTCAGCCGCCTCGAGAACCGCTACGAGGCGCTGGCCAAGCAGGTGGCCTCCGAGATGCTATTTGTGCAGGATTTGGTGCGCGCCATGGAGCAGGAGAAGCTGCAGGGGGGGGAGTGCAGCCTCCGCTAG